Genomic window (Sulfurovum riftiae):
ACGATCCTCGAGATCGCCAGAGAGAACGGTATCTATGTACCGACCATGTGCTACCTGACCAAGGTGCAGCCCATCGCTTCGTGCCGTATGTGTGTGGTCGAAGTCGAAGGTGTGGAGGGGATGATCCTCTCCTGCCAGGAGAAGGCGACGGACGGTGCGGTCATCACGACCGACAGCGATGCACTTTACAACGAGCGTCAGAGCATCATGAAACTCTACAATGTCAACCACCCGCTCGAGTGCGGTGTCTGTGACAAGAGTGGAGAGTGTGACCTGCAGAATAAGACGATGGAGTTCAATCTTGAAGAACAGCCTTTCACGGCGAGGGATCAGCACAGACCGGTAGAGAACTGGGGACATGTCTCCTATGACCCGGCACTCTGCATCATGTGCGAGAAGTGTGTGCGTGTCTCTACGGAGATCACGGGCGATGAAGCACTCAAGATCAAGTTCGGCGGATACGGCTCGACCATTATCAATACCAAGAAAGAGAAGAACTACGCTTCTCTGGGTGAAGCTGCAGCGGTCTGTCCTGTCGGTGCACTGGTCAGTACGAAGTTCAAGTACACGGCCAATGCCTGGGAACTGACGAAGATACCGAGTGCCTGCCCGCATTGCGGCGGCGGATGCCAGATGTACTACGAGGTCAGACACGAAAAGATCTACCGTGTCACCAACGAGTTTGAATTTACCAATCTCTGCGGTGCGGGAAGATTCGGGTTCGATTATGCCAACGAAGGTGTGAGCAAAGACACAGCAGCCTTTGACAAAGCGGTCGAAGCCTTCAAAAAGGCCGGTACAGTACTGCTTTCGAACCAGACCTCCAATGAAGAGGCGTTGATACTGCAGAAGCTCAAAGAGACCTACGGTTTCAAGCTGGTCTCTCCGGAAGCAAGAGCCTATCAGAAATTCATGCAGGCTTACGGCAGCATTACCGGGAAGCACCTCTACAACGGTACGCTCAAAGGCATTGCGGATTCCAGAGCGGTCATCGTACTGGGCTCGCGTATCAATGACGATGCCCCGACGGTAAAATACCATATCAACATGGCAAGCAAATGGAATCAGGCCAGAGTCATCTACATGCATCCGCTTGAAGACCCTGAGATCCAGAATATCGTGACACAGTTCATCAAGTATGAAGTGGGAAGTGAAGAGGGTGTGGCAGCACTTCTGGCAGATACACTGCTTAAAGAGGCTGAACTCCCCAAAGCGATCCGCTCTTTCCTCAATGACCTCGATATCGGTTACCTCTCTGCGGAGACGAATGTAGGAGAGGAAGAGCTCGAAGCGCTTGAGAAGTCGCTGCGCAAGAAGAGCGGTTTTTCGCTAGTGGTCGGTTCCGACCTCTATGCGCACCCAAGAGCAGAGCAGATCGCAAAACTGGTTGCACTGCTTGAGCAGTATGCAGGCTTCAATGTAATTTGTATACCGCCTGCAGGCAATGCCATGGGTATTTCGCTGGTCTGTGACCTCGATGATGCAGCTGAGGGGGCAACGGTAGGCTACAACATGCCTGCGGACTTCACCCTCTCCGCCCTTGGTGACGGTGACCTCGATATGCCTGCGATGAACCAGCAGGAAGGGACGATTGTCACGGTAGACAAACGCCTCGTGCCTATGAATGTTGCACTCCCTTACGGAGGCTATGTTCTCAATGATATTGCCAATGCTTTGGGATTGAAAGCAGAATATACTATTGAATACACACGTGAACTGCCGGAGGAGAAAGGTTTTGAAGCGATAGCGTTCGACGACCTGCCTGACTACTTCGACAGTGTAGGGAATGAGCACAGAGGCTATCTGCTGAAAAGCAAAAAAGTTTCTCTCGGCAGAACAGTCGAAGAGGTGGAAGAGCTGGAAGGTTTTGACGGTGCGGTGATCTACAACTGCAACCCGACAGAGCAATTCTCGGCGTTCACCGCCAAGTCATCCAACCTGGAAGATGAAGCGGTACTTCTCGGGTCGCAGCAGTTCGCTGTGGCAACCAAACTAAAAGATGGTGAACGTATAAAATTCACTATCGATGGTGTGAATTTTGATCGGTTGTTTAAGATCGACACATCCATGAAAGGAACCATTGCGCTTAACCCTACATTTGATATGGGATTAAGTGGAGCTTTGGTATCCTCTTATAGATTTAAGAGGCTAGATTTTGAAAGGGCAGGAAATTAATATGAGTACAGTCAATATTAAAATCGATGGTAGAGAATTTGCGGTCAAAGAGGGTGAATATATCCTCAATGCTGCACGTGCCAACGATGTTTTTATTCCCGCGATCTGTTATTTGACAAGATGTTCGCCAACCCTGGCGTGTCGTCTTTGTCTTGTAGAGGCCGACGGAAAACAGGTATATGCATGTAACGCAAAAGTGAAAGAGGGGATGGAGATCACGGTCGATACGCCGAACATCCTTGAAGAGCGTCGTGCGATCATGGAAGTCTACGATGTCAACCACCCGCTTCAGTGTGGTGTCTGTGACAAGAGTGGAGAGTGTGAACTTCAGAACTATACACTGGAGCTGGGTGTCGATTCGCAGTCTTACATGATCCCTGATACCAAGAGAGAGGTAAAGAACTGGAGTTCCGTACTGCACTACGATGCAGGTCTTTGTATTGTGTGCGAGAGATGTACCACCGTGTGTAAAGACATGATCGGTGATGCTGCACTTACGACAACAAAAAGAGGCGGAGAGGCACTTGACAAAGGTTTCAAGGATACAATGCCGAAAGATGCCTATGCAATGTGGAACAAACTGCAGAAGTCGGTCATTGCACCGAGCAACGGAACAGAATATACGAACTGTTCGGATTGCGGTGAATGTGCTGCAGTATGTCCGGTAGGTGCATTGGTCAGCAGAGATTTCCAGTATAAATCCAATGCATGGGATCTCAAGAGAATCCCTGCTGTTTCTGCACATTCAAGTGACGGGTTCCAGATCTATTATGAAGTAAAACCGGCTTCCATAGAGAACAGAACCGAGAAGATCTTCCGTGTGACCAACGAGTGGAACTACGTTTCCCTTGACGGTGCGGCGCGTTTTGCCTACGATTTCGAAAATGCGGATGTGCGTAAGGATGAAGCGGCATTCAACGCAGCGATCGAAGCCTTCAAGAAAGCCGATACAGTACGTTTCAACTCTGTCATTACCAATGAAGAGGCATTGATGCTTCAGACACTCAAAGAGAAGATGGGATTCAAGCTCTACAACCCTGAGGTAAGAGCGTTCCAGAAATTCCTCGGGTATTATCAGAAAGCTTCCGGAAACAGATTCTGGACGACAGACAACGATGCGATCATGAAGAAGAGTGACTTTGTCATTGCCCTTGGCGCTGCACTCAGAAATGACGCACCTGGTATGAAATATGCTTTCAACAATGTTCAGAAGATGAATAAAGGTGCCGGACTTTATTTCCACCCGATCGGCGATACGCTGATCCCTTCATTTGGCAAGAGTGTAGAGTGTTTCACCCACAAGCCCGGCCTTGAAGAAGCAGCGTTGTATCTTGTACTCGACCTCTTTGCAGACAAAGAGAAGCTGCCTGAAGAGGTAAAAGAGTATCTGGCAGGCTTCAAAACGACTGAGACGAAAATCGTCAAAGAGAAGGTCATGAAAGATGTGACCGAGACAGTGGTCGACGAAGAGACAGGTGAGAGCAAAGAGGTGACCAAGAAGGTACCTGAAATGGTAGAGAAAGAGATTACGGTCGAAAAGAACGGCCTGGTCGACCTTGTTGGCGGTGACTCTGCGACCTTCCCTGATACTTTTGAGAAGATGATGAAGAAAAAAGAGTCCTTCTCAATGATGATCGGTGAAGACTTCTACTACCATGAAAAAGCGGAGAATCTTGCCAAACTGATCGCACTGATAGAAGAGACCTGTGAGATCGATGTGGTCATGACACCGCCTAAAGCCAATGCACTCGGTGTAGCACTGATCTGTGAGCTTGATGATGAAGCGGAAGGTTACACCATCGGTTACAATGAAGTCGGTGACTTCAGACTCTCAGCGCTGGGAGACGGTGACCTTGACATGCCGGCTATGAACCAGCAGGAAGGGACATTCACGAACATTTCCAAAAGAGTGGTTCCGACCAATGCGGCGGTCGAGTACGGCGGATACGAGTTGAACGACCTTGTCTCTGCGCTTATCGATGAAGGTGAAGAACTCACGATTGACTGGACCGTGAAACTGCCTACCTCCAAAGGATTCCAGGCAGTCGAATTCGATGCACTTCCGAACACATACAGCAATGACGGTACGGAGAACCGAGGATATCTGCTGAAGACATCCAATCGGAAAGCGAAGACACCTTCTGTCGAGAAGTTCGATGAGAGTGCTGCGCTCGAGGGTGAGATCGTTTACAGATGTAACCCTGCAAGACAGTTCTCCGACTTCACGGACAAAGCACATGAGATCTTCGAACCGTTCGGACTCTATGCAAGTGTCGAGAAGGCTGAAGCACTTGGATCGAAAGTGGAAGTGGTCTTCGAGAACGGAAGCATTGTGGTCGATGTGATCGCGGATGAGAAGATGACAGGGGATATCACGAAACTTTCAGATTTCAAGAGTGCACAGAATGTGTATGATCTATTTGGTCCGGCCAGATATCAAACAGTAACAATGAGAAAGGTGTAATATGGAAACAACACTCGTACAGAATTTACCGGAAGTGACTGCAGCTGGTGTGATCATCAAGGCCATCATTATTTTGGCAGTGATCTCAGCGATCGCCGGATTTGGTACCTATATCGAAAGAAAGGTACTTGCATTCATGCAAAGAAGACTCGGGCCGATGCACGTTGGTCCTTACGGATTGCTGCAGTTGGTAGCGGATGGTATCAAACTCTTTACCAAAGAAGATATCGTTCCGCAGAATGCGAACTCGCTTATCTTCAAGATAGCCCCTTCCATTACGGCGGCAACAGCGTTCATCGCTTTGGCGGCCGTACCGGTTTTCCCGGATTTCACCATTCCTGAATGGATACCGCTTCTGGGAGGTGTGTTCGTACCGTCGATCGCAGCCGACCTGAATATAGGTATCCTTTTTGTGCTTGGTATGATGGCAGCCGGACTTTACGGTCCGCTTCTTGCAGGTATGGCACAGGCGAACAAATGGGGTATCATCGGTGCGGCAAGAACAGCGATACAGTTCCTGAGTTATGAAGTCGTGACAGGTCTTTCCATCCTGGCACCGATCATGCTTGTGGGGTCACTTTCGTTCGTCGACTTTAACAATGCACAGGCAGGAGGGATCAGCCACTGGCTCATCTGGCAGCAGCCTGTAGCATTCGTACTCTTCCTCATTGCAGGGTTTGCGGAGACCAACAGAACACCGTTCGACCTTCTCGAGCATGAAGCAGAAATCGTCTCCGGATATGCCACTGAGTATTCAGGAATGAGATGGGGTATGTTCTTCATCGGTGAATACGCGAACATGATCACGATTTCCATTATCGCGGCGGTCGTGTTCCTCGGTGGTTACAGTGAAGTGGGCATCGGTTGGTTGACGATCATCCTTAAAGTAGGATTCTTCTTCTTCCTGATGTTATGGGTAAGAGCAGCGTGGCCACACGTCAGACCGGACCAGTTGATGTGGCTGTGTTGGAAAGTCTTGATGCCGATCGCAGTGATCAATGTTGTGATCACTGGTATCGTGATGATGGTGTAAGGAGTAGGTATGAGTTTAGAACAATTTAAAAACAGAAATGTAGGGACACAGGACTATAAGCTGCTCGATCTCGGCCAGTCGCCGACAGAGGGTATGGACAAGTTCTATCAGGTGGTGAGAAGAACCTTCAAAGGGGAGCTTTTCGTCGGACTGTGGGTAACCATGAGAGAGATGATCAATGCACTTTTCAAAGGAAATATGCATACGGTGAAGTATCCGTTCGAGAAACTGCCGATCTCTCCGAGATACAGAGCGATCCACGATATGCTCAGACTGCTTGAAAGCGGCCACTACAGATGTATCGGATGCGGGCTTTGCGAAAAGATCTGTATTTCCAACTGTATCACGATGGATACCAGATATGACGAGAACCAGAGAAAAGAGGTCAGTGAATATACGATCAACTTCGGGCGCTGTATCTTCTGCGGATACTGTGCGGAAGTCTGTCCCGAACTGGCGATCGTTCACGGACCGAGATATGAGACCGCTTCGGAGCAGAGAGCGAGTTTCTCACTCTTTGAAGATATGTTGACACCGATCGACAAACTCAACCTTCAGCAGGAATATGACGGATTTGGTGCCGTTTCTCCGAATGCTGATGAGAACATTAAAAAAACGCCATTAGCGTATTAGGAGGAGCAGATATGTATGAAATGATAGCCTTTTACCTATTTTCGGCTTTAACAATAGGACTTTTCCTCATCACTGTCATGAGCAAGAACGTACTCTATGCTATGACATCGCTTGCGGCGGGAATGGTGTTGATCTCAGGATTCTTCTTCATCCTCGGTGCGGACTTCCTCGGTGTGGTCCAGCTTATCGTGTATGTGGGTGCGATCATGGCACTTTACTCTTTTGCGATGATGTTCTTCGATGCGACCAAAGATATCAAAGAGAAGAATACCAATCCGGCACTGGTCTTCGTGCTTGGCGGTTTGAGTGCTCTGGCGCTTGTACTGATGTTCGCAGCACCGATCTACAATGAATCCATTCAGGCACTCTACCCGATGCATGAAGGGGTAGGGAATGCACAGGATGTCGGTATCGTACTCTTTACGAAGTACCTCATACCGTTCGAGGTTGCAGCGGTCATGTTGCTTGTTGCCATGATAGCAGGGATCATCCTTGCCGGTAAAAAAATGGATCAGAGTCTCACTAAAGATACCAGTGTAGATGATGAAATCTTGACACAAAAGGATGAAAAATGATAGGCTTATCTCACTATCTTATCGTCTCTGCACTGATTTTCTCTATCGGGTTGATGGGTGTACTGAGAAGAAGAAATCTTTTAATGCTTTTCTTCGCAACGGAAGTCATGCTCAATGCGGTCAATATAGCATTTGCAGCGATCTCGCATTACTATAACGATCTGACAGGCCAGATGTTCGCATTCTTCATCATCGCGATCGCGGCGAGTGAAGTGGCTGTCGGGCTGGGTATCCTGATCGTATTGTACAAAAAACACGGTAGTCTCGATCTTGACGACCTAGCAAGTATGAAGGGGTAATGATGGAAACTTTAGTATACATAGCACTGTTTGCTCCGTTCGCAAGTTCGATGTTCGCAGCACTGTTCGGAATGAGCCCGAGACAGACATTCGTGGGAGTGGTAGCTTCACTGCTTCTCTTCACCTCATTCCTCGCATCTGCGATGTTGGCATTCTATGTCGCAACGACAGGTATGACCATACATGTCACGATGATGGACTGGATCTCCGCAGGTGATCTGCACATTCCATTCGGTTTCGTGGTCGACCAGGTCTCTGTAACCATGATGACAGTCGTCACACTTGTCTCCACGATCGTTCATGTCTACTCTATCGGGTATATGGACCACGACAAAAGTTTCAACAGATTCTTCTCCTACCTTTCGGCATTCGTTTTCTCCATGATGATCCTCGTCATGAGTGACAACTTCGCCGGACTCTTCATTGGTTGGGAAGGCGTTGGTGTCTGTTCATGGCTGCTCATCGGTTTCTGGTATCACAAAGAGGATGTCAGCAGAGAAGAGAACCCTTCCATCTCCCCTTCATGGGCGGCGAACGAAGCGTT
Coding sequences:
- a CDS encoding 2Fe-2S iron-sulfur cluster-binding protein, which translates into the protein MSVHNSMNTGKEITVTINGQEFKSTFGKTILEIARENGIYVPTMCYLTKVQPIASCRMCVVEVEGVEGMILSCQEKATDGAVITTDSDALYNERQSIMKLYNVNHPLECGVCDKSGECDLQNKTMEFNLEEQPFTARDQHRPVENWGHVSYDPALCIMCEKCVRVSTEITGDEALKIKFGGYGSTIINTKKEKNYASLGEAAAVCPVGALVSTKFKYTANAWELTKIPSACPHCGGGCQMYYEVRHEKIYRVTNEFEFTNLCGAGRFGFDYANEGVSKDTAAFDKAVEAFKKAGTVLLSNQTSNEEALILQKLKETYGFKLVSPEARAYQKFMQAYGSITGKHLYNGTLKGIADSRAVIVLGSRINDDAPTVKYHINMASKWNQARVIYMHPLEDPEIQNIVTQFIKYEVGSEEGVAALLADTLLKEAELPKAIRSFLNDLDIGYLSAETNVGEEELEALEKSLRKKSGFSLVVGSDLYAHPRAEQIAKLVALLEQYAGFNVICIPPAGNAMGISLVCDLDDAAEGATVGYNMPADFTLSALGDGDLDMPAMNQQEGTIVTVDKRLVPMNVALPYGGYVLNDIANALGLKAEYTIEYTRELPEEKGFEAIAFDDLPDYFDSVGNEHRGYLLKSKKVSLGRTVEEVEELEGFDGAVIYNCNPTEQFSAFTAKSSNLEDEAVLLGSQQFAVATKLKDGERIKFTIDGVNFDRLFKIDTSMKGTIALNPTFDMGLSGALVSSYRFKRLDFERAGN
- a CDS encoding NADH-quinone oxidoreductase subunit G; translation: MSTVNIKIDGREFAVKEGEYILNAARANDVFIPAICYLTRCSPTLACRLCLVEADGKQVYACNAKVKEGMEITVDTPNILEERRAIMEVYDVNHPLQCGVCDKSGECELQNYTLELGVDSQSYMIPDTKREVKNWSSVLHYDAGLCIVCERCTTVCKDMIGDAALTTTKRGGEALDKGFKDTMPKDAYAMWNKLQKSVIAPSNGTEYTNCSDCGECAAVCPVGALVSRDFQYKSNAWDLKRIPAVSAHSSDGFQIYYEVKPASIENRTEKIFRVTNEWNYVSLDGAARFAYDFENADVRKDEAAFNAAIEAFKKADTVRFNSVITNEEALMLQTLKEKMGFKLYNPEVRAFQKFLGYYQKASGNRFWTTDNDAIMKKSDFVIALGAALRNDAPGMKYAFNNVQKMNKGAGLYFHPIGDTLIPSFGKSVECFTHKPGLEEAALYLVLDLFADKEKLPEEVKEYLAGFKTTETKIVKEKVMKDVTETVVDEETGESKEVTKKVPEMVEKEITVEKNGLVDLVGGDSATFPDTFEKMMKKKESFSMMIGEDFYYHEKAENLAKLIALIEETCEIDVVMTPPKANALGVALICELDDEAEGYTIGYNEVGDFRLSALGDGDLDMPAMNQQEGTFTNISKRVVPTNAAVEYGGYELNDLVSALIDEGEELTIDWTVKLPTSKGFQAVEFDALPNTYSNDGTENRGYLLKTSNRKAKTPSVEKFDESAALEGEIVYRCNPARQFSDFTDKAHEIFEPFGLYASVEKAEALGSKVEVVFENGSIVVDVIADEKMTGDITKLSDFKSAQNVYDLFGPARYQTVTMRKV
- a CDS encoding NADH-quinone oxidoreductase subunit J, giving the protein MYEMIAFYLFSALTIGLFLITVMSKNVLYAMTSLAAGMVLISGFFFILGADFLGVVQLIVYVGAIMALYSFAMMFFDATKDIKEKNTNPALVFVLGGLSALALVLMFAAPIYNESIQALYPMHEGVGNAQDVGIVLFTKYLIPFEVAAVMLLVAMIAGIILAGKKMDQSLTKDTSVDDEILTQKDEK
- the nuoI gene encoding NADH-quinone oxidoreductase subunit NuoI, whose product is MSLEQFKNRNVGTQDYKLLDLGQSPTEGMDKFYQVVRRTFKGELFVGLWVTMREMINALFKGNMHTVKYPFEKLPISPRYRAIHDMLRLLESGHYRCIGCGLCEKICISNCITMDTRYDENQRKEVSEYTINFGRCIFCGYCAEVCPELAIVHGPRYETASEQRASFSLFEDMLTPIDKLNLQQEYDGFGAVSPNADENIKKTPLAY
- the nuoK gene encoding NADH-quinone oxidoreductase subunit NuoK translates to MIGLSHYLIVSALIFSIGLMGVLRRRNLLMLFFATEVMLNAVNIAFAAISHYYNDLTGQMFAFFIIAIAASEVAVGLGILIVLYKKHGSLDLDDLASMKG
- the nuoH gene encoding NADH-quinone oxidoreductase subunit NuoH; this encodes METTLVQNLPEVTAAGVIIKAIIILAVISAIAGFGTYIERKVLAFMQRRLGPMHVGPYGLLQLVADGIKLFTKEDIVPQNANSLIFKIAPSITAATAFIALAAVPVFPDFTIPEWIPLLGGVFVPSIAADLNIGILFVLGMMAAGLYGPLLAGMAQANKWGIIGAARTAIQFLSYEVVTGLSILAPIMLVGSLSFVDFNNAQAGGISHWLIWQQPVAFVLFLIAGFAETNRTPFDLLEHEAEIVSGYATEYSGMRWGMFFIGEYANMITISIIAAVVFLGGYSEVGIGWLTIILKVGFFFFLMLWVRAAWPHVRPDQLMWLCWKVLMPIAVINVVITGIVMMV